A DNA window from Sphingopyxis macrogoltabida contains the following coding sequences:
- the fmt gene encoding methionyl-tRNA formyltransferase has product MRIAFMGTPPFAVPTLAALHAAGHDIVAVYTQPPRPAQRGKKLQKSPVQVWAEEHGLPVRTPRSLKTEEAQAEFAALDLDVAVVAAYGLILPQAVLSAPREGCLNVHGSILPRWRGAAPVQRAILSGDTATGVTIMQMDIGLDTGAMRLIETTPVAGKTAGALTGELAEMGALMMRRVLSDLHAFIPEPQPEDGVTYAAKIDKNEARLDFLVSAVQAERQIRAFNPVPGAFFELEGERYKILAAEVVHPSEAVAGAVPGVTTADNLTIACNPGAIRATRVQRAGKPAMDAAELLRGRPIPKGTRLA; this is encoded by the coding sequence ATGCGCATCGCCTTCATGGGAACGCCGCCCTTTGCGGTGCCGACGCTCGCTGCGCTCCACGCGGCGGGCCACGATATCGTCGCGGTCTACACCCAGCCGCCGCGCCCCGCGCAACGCGGCAAGAAATTGCAGAAGAGCCCGGTGCAGGTCTGGGCCGAGGAACATGGCCTGCCCGTCCGCACGCCGCGAAGCCTGAAGACGGAGGAGGCACAGGCCGAATTTGCCGCGCTCGACCTCGATGTCGCGGTGGTCGCAGCTTACGGCCTGATCCTGCCGCAGGCGGTGCTAAGCGCCCCGCGCGAGGGGTGCCTGAACGTCCATGGCTCGATCCTGCCGCGCTGGCGCGGCGCCGCGCCGGTGCAACGCGCGATCCTGTCGGGCGATACCGCCACGGGCGTGACGATCATGCAGATGGACATCGGGCTCGACACGGGCGCGATGCGGCTGATCGAGACGACCCCGGTCGCGGGCAAGACCGCCGGCGCGCTGACCGGCGAACTCGCCGAAATGGGGGCGCTGATGATGCGCCGCGTGCTGAGCGACCTCCACGCCTTCATCCCCGAACCGCAGCCCGAGGACGGGGTCACCTATGCGGCAAAGATCGACAAGAACGAGGCGCGGCTCGATTTCCTCGTCAGTGCGGTGCAGGCCGAACGGCAAATTCGCGCCTTCAACCCGGTGCCCGGCGCCTTTTTCGAGCTGGAGGGCGAGCGATACAAGATCCTCGCCGCGGAGGTCGTGCATCCGTCGGAAGCCGTGGCAGGCGCCGTCCCCGGCGTGACCACCGCCGACAATCTGACCATCGCCTGCAACCCCGGCGCGATCCGCGCCACACGCGTCCAGCGCGCCGGCAAGCCCGCAATGGATGCCGCCGAACTGTTGCGCGGCCGCCCGATCCCCAAGGGCACGCGCCTCGCATGA
- the recR gene encoding recombination mediator RecR — MASQEIEALVQQLARLPGLGPRSARRAVLHLMKKRESSFAPLLAALQTVSERLVTCGICGNVDTQDPCAICADPRRDDRSLCVVEEVSDLWALDKSRLFPGKYHVLGGRLSALEGVRPQDLSIDALVARVAAGGIDEVVLAMNATLEGQTTAHYLAERLEGYPVRLTQLAHGLPVGGELDYLDEGTLAQALRARRPVG, encoded by the coding sequence ATGGCATCGCAAGAGATTGAAGCGCTCGTCCAGCAACTCGCCCGCCTGCCGGGGCTCGGCCCGCGGTCGGCGCGCCGCGCGGTGCTGCACCTGATGAAGAAGCGCGAAAGCAGCTTCGCGCCCTTGCTCGCGGCGCTCCAGACCGTCTCCGAACGGCTGGTGACCTGCGGCATTTGCGGCAATGTCGACACGCAGGACCCGTGCGCGATCTGCGCCGACCCGCGCCGCGACGATCGCAGCCTGTGCGTCGTCGAGGAGGTGTCCGACCTCTGGGCGCTCGACAAGTCGCGGCTGTTCCCCGGTAAATATCATGTCCTCGGCGGCCGCCTGTCGGCGCTGGAAGGCGTGCGGCCGCAGGACCTCAGCATCGACGCCCTCGTCGCGCGCGTCGCCGCGGGCGGCATCGACGAGGTCGTGCTGGCGATGAACGCGACGCTGGAGGGACAGACAACCGCGCATTATCTCGCCGAGCGGCTGGAGGGCTATCCGGTTCGGCTGACGCAGCTCGCGCATGGCCTGCCGGTGGGCGGGGAACTCGATTATCTCGACGAGGGTACGCTGGCGCAGGCGCTCAGGGCGCGGCGTCCGGTGGGGTGA
- the def gene encoding peptide deformylase, with translation MAILPIIETPDPRLRVISKPVETFDAELKTLVADMFETMYDAPGIGLAAIQVAVPKRILVIDLQELDPEDEEGKRIIRTPRVFINPVFSDESEEHSVYSEGCLSVPEQYADVTRPAEVTVDWQDEDGKHHQERMTGLMATCIQHEHDHLEGILFIDHLSRLKRDMVLKKLAKMRKAA, from the coding sequence ATGGCCATCCTACCCATCATAGAGACCCCCGATCCACGGCTGCGCGTCATTTCGAAGCCGGTCGAGACGTTCGACGCCGAATTGAAGACGCTGGTCGCCGACATGTTCGAGACGATGTACGACGCCCCCGGTATCGGGCTCGCCGCGATCCAGGTCGCGGTGCCGAAGCGCATCCTCGTCATCGACCTGCAGGAACTCGACCCCGAGGATGAAGAGGGCAAGCGGATCATCCGCACCCCGCGCGTCTTCATCAATCCCGTCTTTTCGGACGAGAGCGAGGAGCATAGCGTCTATTCGGAAGGCTGCCTGTCGGTGCCCGAACAATATGCCGATGTGACGCGTCCCGCCGAGGTGACCGTCGACTGGCAGGACGAGGATGGCAAGCACCATCAGGAACGGATGACCGGCCTGATGGCGACGTGCATCCAGCACGAGCATGACCATCTGGAGGGCATATTGTTCATCGACCATCTGTCGCGGCTGAAGCGCGATATGGTGCTGAAGAAATTGGCGAAGATGCGCAAGGCGGCGTAA
- the grpE gene encoding nucleotide exchange factor GrpE, whose product MTNNENDTPVQDDALTPENVAAEADATEAVAGENDEVAKLAEQVAALQQDLLYARAETQNVTRRKDKEIADAHAYASTKFARDILSVADNLGRALAALSDEQRADEAIKPLITGLEATERELLSVFERNGITRIAAVGLPLDPNQHQAMLEIPSDKAPGTIVQEMQAGYMMKDRLLRPAMVGVAKAG is encoded by the coding sequence ATGACGAACAACGAAAACGACACGCCCGTCCAGGACGACGCGCTGACCCCCGAAAATGTCGCGGCCGAAGCCGATGCGACCGAGGCCGTCGCGGGCGAAAACGACGAAGTGGCAAAACTCGCCGAACAGGTCGCCGCGCTGCAGCAGGACCTGCTCTATGCCCGCGCGGAGACGCAGAATGTCACGCGCCGCAAGGACAAGGAAATCGCCGACGCGCACGCCTATGCGTCGACGAAATTCGCGCGCGACATCCTCTCGGTCGCCGACAACCTCGGCCGCGCGCTCGCCGCGCTCAGCGACGAACAGCGCGCCGACGAGGCGATCAAGCCGCTGATCACCGGTCTCGAAGCGACCGAGCGCGAGTTGCTGAGCGTCTTCGAACGCAACGGCATCACCCGCATCGCCGCGGTCGGCCTGCCGCTCGACCCCAACCAGCATCAGGCGATGCTCGAAATCCCGAGCGACAAGGCGCCCGGCACGATCGTGCAGGAAATGCAGGCGGGTTATATGATGAAGGACCGCCTGCTGCGCCCGGCCATGGTCGGGGTGGCGAAGGCGGGCTGA
- the hrcA gene encoding heat-inducible transcriptional repressor HrcA — translation MTTPPITELTTRARDVFRLVVDAYLETGQPVGSRTLSKLAALNLSPASIRNVMQDLEEYGLLASPHTSAGRLPTEQGLRLFVDGMMQVAEPSAEDRAQIEASLSDAGPIESALAQATSALSGLSACAGLVLVPKHERVLKQVAFVPLSATQSLVVLVAGDGAVENRVIDVPPGLSQSALTEAGNYISATLSGLTLAEAMARVRHEIEAERIAIDRAAQDLVSRGLAIWSSDGADRPVLIVRGQANLLDESALGDLDRVRQLLDELETKQDIAGLLDSAREGSATRIFIGSENKLFSLSGSSVIAAPYRGSDGRVVGVVGVIGPTRLNYARIVPMVDFTAQSLSRLIR, via the coding sequence ATGACCACCCCGCCGATCACCGAACTCACCACGCGCGCGCGCGACGTGTTCCGGCTGGTCGTCGACGCCTATCTCGAGACCGGCCAGCCGGTCGGATCGCGCACGCTGTCGAAGCTCGCGGCCCTGAACCTGTCGCCCGCATCGATCCGCAACGTCATGCAGGATCTCGAGGAATATGGCCTGCTCGCCAGCCCGCACACCAGCGCCGGACGCCTGCCGACCGAACAAGGGCTGCGCCTGTTCGTCGACGGCATGATGCAGGTCGCCGAACCGAGCGCCGAGGACCGCGCCCAGATCGAGGCGAGCCTGTCCGATGCGGGCCCGATCGAAAGCGCGCTGGCGCAGGCGACATCGGCACTGTCGGGGCTGTCGGCGTGCGCCGGTCTTGTCCTCGTCCCCAAGCATGAGCGGGTGCTGAAACAGGTGGCGTTCGTGCCGCTGTCGGCGACCCAGTCGCTCGTCGTTCTCGTCGCGGGCGACGGCGCGGTCGAGAACCGCGTCATCGATGTTCCGCCGGGGCTGAGTCAATCGGCGCTGACCGAGGCCGGAAATTACATCAGTGCGACCTTGTCGGGGCTGACGCTCGCCGAAGCGATGGCGCGCGTCCGCCACGAGATCGAGGCCGAACGCATCGCGATCGACCGCGCGGCGCAGGATCTCGTGTCGCGCGGCCTCGCCATCTGGTCGTCCGACGGCGCCGACCGGCCGGTGCTGATCGTGCGCGGGCAGGCCAACCTGCTCGACGAAAGCGCGCTCGGCGACCTCGACCGCGTGCGGCAGTTGCTCGACGAACTCGAAACCAAGCAGGATATCGCCGGGCTGCTCGACAGCGCGCGCGAGGGCAGCGCGACGCGTATTTTCATCGGGTCGGAGAATAAGCTCTTCTCGCTGTCGGGATCGTCGGTTATCGCCGCGCCCTATCGCGGCAGCGACGGGCGCGTGGTCGGCGTGGTGGGGGTAATCGGCCCGACACGCTTGAACTATGCGCGCATCGTTCCCATGGTGGATTTCACCGCTCAATCGCTCTCCAGACTGATACGATAG
- the rph gene encoding ribonuclease PH, giving the protein MRPSGRAPDQMRSIGIETAFTIHAEGSVLVSFGNTKVLVTASVDEKVPPFLRGKGSGWVTAEYGMLPRATHTRGSREAAKGKQSGRTQEIQRLIGRSLRAIVDMKKLGERQIVIDCDVLQADGGTRTASISGAWVALRLAVDKLLADKVIAEDPIEDKVGAISCGIYKGTPVLDLDYDEDSVAEADGNFVLTGRGQIVEVQASAEGATYDEEGLLRLLRLARIGCREIFAAQDRAVGR; this is encoded by the coding sequence ATGCGCCCTTCCGGCCGCGCCCCCGACCAGATGCGTTCCATCGGCATCGAAACCGCCTTCACCATCCATGCCGAGGGCAGCGTGCTCGTCAGCTTCGGCAATACCAAGGTGCTGGTCACCGCGAGCGTCGACGAAAAGGTGCCGCCCTTCCTGCGCGGCAAGGGTTCGGGCTGGGTCACCGCTGAATATGGCATGCTGCCCCGCGCGACGCACACGCGCGGCAGCCGCGAAGCGGCGAAGGGCAAGCAGTCGGGGCGGACGCAGGAAATCCAGCGGCTTATCGGCCGTAGCTTGCGCGCCATCGTCGACATGAAGAAGCTCGGCGAGCGCCAGATCGTCATCGATTGCGACGTTTTGCAGGCCGATGGCGGCACGCGCACCGCGTCGATTTCGGGAGCGTGGGTCGCGCTGCGCCTCGCGGTCGACAAACTGCTCGCCGACAAGGTGATCGCCGAGGATCCGATCGAGGACAAGGTCGGTGCGATTTCGTGCGGCATCTACAAGGGTACGCCGGTGCTCGACCTCGACTATGATGAGGATTCGGTTGCGGAGGCCGATGGCAATTTCGTGCTGACCGGCCGCGGCCAGATCGTCGAGGTGCAGGCGAGCGCCGAGGGCGCGACCTATGACGAGGAAGGCCTGCTCCGCCTGCTCCGCCTCGCGCGCATCGGCTGCCGCGAGATTTTCGCGGCGCAGGACCGGGCGGTCGGGCGCTGA
- the rdgB gene encoding RdgB/HAM1 family non-canonical purine NTP pyrophosphatase produces MTRKLAPGKLVIASHNAGKVREIRALLEPFGIDPVSAGDLGLPEPEETGKTFRENALLKAHASASAAGWPALADDSGLEVAALHGRPGVYTADWAERQWFEGNPGRDWYMAMGKVEGLLAEQGPDVDRSAAFICTLALAWPDGHAEVFEGRAAGHLDWPPRGKLGFGYDPVFVPVGKSLTYAEIDPGEKHAISHRADAFAKLVEGVF; encoded by the coding sequence ATGACGCGCAAGCTAGCGCCTGGAAAGCTCGTCATCGCCAGCCATAACGCCGGCAAGGTGCGCGAAATCCGGGCGCTGCTCGAACCCTTCGGGATCGATCCGGTGTCGGCGGGCGATCTCGGGCTCCCCGAGCCCGAGGAGACGGGCAAGACCTTCCGCGAGAATGCGCTGCTCAAGGCGCATGCCAGCGCCTCGGCGGCGGGATGGCCGGCGCTGGCCGACGACAGCGGGCTCGAGGTCGCGGCGCTGCACGGGCGCCCCGGCGTCTACACCGCGGACTGGGCCGAGCGCCAATGGTTCGAGGGCAATCCGGGCCGCGACTGGTATATGGCGATGGGCAAGGTCGAGGGGCTGCTCGCCGAGCAGGGCCCCGATGTCGACCGCAGCGCTGCCTTCATCTGCACCCTCGCGCTCGCATGGCCCGACGGCCATGCCGAGGTTTTCGAGGGGAGGGCCGCAGGCCATCTCGACTGGCCGCCGCGCGGCAAGCTGGGCTTCGGTTACGATCCGGTGTTCGTTCCGGTCGGCAAGTCCTTGACCTATGCCGAAATCGATCCGGGCGAAAAGCATGCGATCAGCCACCGGGCCGACGCCTTTGCCAAGCTCGTCGAAGGCGTTTTCTGA
- a CDS encoding DUF2239 family protein has protein sequence MTQDHHSVTAFLGDMHLATGPRDAVTRTIEERYPGDIGAILVFDDMSGKLTDLDYWDAAASTPAPSAGRPRLGVKAREVTLLPRHWDWLAAQPGGASAALRRLVEAASKGAPDAKQRRDAAYNFMSHVCGDRIGYEEALRALYRDDDDAFAAQIAGWPDDIRGHIARLLGKG, from the coding sequence ATGACTCAGGATCATCACAGCGTCACCGCCTTCCTTGGCGACATGCATCTCGCAACGGGACCGCGCGACGCCGTCACCCGGACGATCGAGGAACGCTATCCGGGCGACATCGGCGCCATCCTCGTCTTCGACGACATGAGCGGCAAGCTCACCGACCTCGATTATTGGGACGCGGCCGCATCGACGCCCGCGCCGTCGGCGGGGCGCCCGCGGCTTGGCGTCAAGGCGCGCGAAGTGACGTTGCTGCCGCGCCACTGGGACTGGCTGGCGGCGCAGCCGGGCGGCGCGTCCGCGGCGCTGCGCCGGCTGGTCGAGGCCGCGAGCAAGGGCGCGCCCGATGCGAAGCAGCGGCGTGATGCGGCCTATAATTTTATGAGCCATGTCTGCGGCGACCGCATCGGCTACGAGGAGGCATTGCGCGCGCTCTACCGCGACGACGACGATGCTTTCGCCGCGCAGATCGCCGGCTGGCCTGACGATATCCGCGGCCATATCGCACGCCTGCTCGGCAAAGGCTGA
- the hemW gene encoding radical SAM family heme chaperone HemW has protein sequence MAEPLALYVHWPFCVSKCPYCDFNSHVRETVDQAIWRDALLADLRHEAALLPGRRVGSIFFGGGTPSLMPPATVAAVIAAADRAWGLADDVEITLEANPNSVEVANFADLAAAGVNRVSIGVQSFDPEVLEFLGRAHSGDEARRAIAAAQAHFARVSFDLIYARPGQSLAAWESELQGALAFGTGHLSLYQLTIEPGTRFATLAAKGALVIPDGDTAADLFDATQAMTRAAGLPRYEVSNHARPGEESRHNLAYWRYADYAGIGPGAHGRRLGQATERHKKPENFIAAVERNGHGLKHESDLPSHERATEALLMGLRLTEGVDLTRIEARSGLPRAAFVDAEAAARLMKQGLMRQTGDRLSVTDDGILLLDSILSEVVKTH, from the coding sequence ATGGCCGAACCGCTCGCCCTTTATGTCCACTGGCCGTTTTGCGTGTCGAAATGCCCCTATTGCGACTTCAACAGCCATGTCCGCGAGACGGTCGATCAGGCGATCTGGCGCGACGCGTTGCTGGCCGACCTGCGGCATGAGGCCGCGCTGTTGCCGGGGCGCCGGGTCGGGTCGATCTTCTTCGGCGGCGGCACGCCCAGCCTGATGCCGCCCGCAACGGTTGCGGCGGTGATCGCTGCGGCGGATCGCGCATGGGGGCTCGCGGACGATGTCGAGATCACGCTGGAGGCCAATCCCAATTCGGTCGAGGTCGCCAACTTCGCCGATCTCGCCGCGGCCGGGGTCAATCGTGTTTCGATCGGCGTCCAGAGCTTCGATCCCGAAGTGCTTGAATTTCTTGGCCGCGCCCACAGCGGCGACGAGGCGCGGCGCGCCATCGCGGCGGCGCAGGCGCATTTCGCGCGCGTCAGCTTCGACCTGATCTACGCGCGGCCGGGGCAATCGCTTGCCGCCTGGGAAAGCGAACTGCAGGGGGCGCTCGCCTTCGGTACCGGCCATCTGTCGCTCTATCAGCTCACCATCGAACCCGGCACGCGTTTCGCGACCCTCGCCGCGAAAGGCGCGCTCGTCATCCCCGACGGCGATACCGCCGCCGACCTGTTCGACGCGACGCAGGCGATGACGCGCGCCGCCGGCCTGCCGCGTTACGAGGTGTCGAACCACGCGCGTCCGGGCGAGGAGAGCCGCCACAATCTCGCCTATTGGCGTTACGCCGATTATGCCGGCATCGGGCCGGGCGCGCACGGGCGGCGGCTGGGGCAGGCAACCGAGCGGCACAAGAAGCCCGAGAATTTCATCGCGGCGGTCGAACGGAACGGCCACGGCCTCAAGCACGAGAGCGACCTGCCATCGCACGAGCGCGCCACCGAGGCGTTGCTGATGGGGCTGCGGTTGACCGAAGGCGTCGACCTGACGCGGATTGAGGCGCGAAGCGGTTTACCGCGCGCCGCATTCGTCGATGCGGAGGCGGCGGCGCGGCTCATGAAACAAGGGTTGATGCGGCAGACCGGCGACCGGCTGTCGGTGACCGACGACGGGATATTGCTCCTCGACTCGATCCTTTCCGAGGTGGTCAAAACCCACTAA
- a CDS encoding tyrosine recombinase XerC, producing MGQDLIRDWDAHLAHEKRRSEHTRRAYIATAERFCAFLAVHRGGAVDARLLKSLTANDLRAYLAERRAEGLGNSSAARELSALRGFLRFTGGSQASVPQLRGPRVKKGLPRPVAPAEALALAQDVEDNARQGWTGARDFALLLLLYGTGLRIGEALALTGAALPLGDTLRVTGKRNKTRIVPILPAVAGAVARYVAACPWPIGKDGALFLGARGGPLQPGVVRASVRAARRALGLPERTTPHALRHSFATHLLAGGADLRSLQELLGHASLASTQVYTAVDAAHLLDIYRSAHPRA from the coding sequence TTGGGGCAAGATTTGATCCGCGATTGGGATGCCCATCTGGCGCATGAAAAGCGCCGGTCGGAGCATACCCGCCGCGCCTATATCGCGACGGCCGAGCGGTTCTGCGCCTTTCTTGCCGTGCATCGCGGCGGCGCGGTCGATGCGCGGCTGCTGAAATCGCTGACCGCGAACGATTTGCGCGCCTATCTCGCGGAACGGCGGGCAGAGGGGCTGGGCAACAGCTCGGCGGCGCGCGAATTGTCGGCGCTGCGCGGCTTCCTGCGCTTTACCGGCGGTTCACAGGCCTCGGTGCCCCAACTGCGCGGCCCGCGGGTCAAAAAAGGCCTGCCGCGCCCGGTCGCCCCGGCCGAAGCGCTCGCACTCGCCCAGGATGTCGAGGATAACGCCCGGCAAGGCTGGACCGGCGCGCGCGATTTCGCGCTGCTGCTGCTGCTTTACGGCACGGGGCTGCGGATCGGCGAAGCGCTGGCGTTGACCGGCGCGGCGCTGCCGCTGGGCGATACGCTGCGTGTCACCGGCAAACGGAACAAGACGCGGATCGTGCCGATCCTGCCCGCGGTGGCGGGCGCGGTGGCGCGCTATGTCGCGGCCTGCCCGTGGCCGATCGGCAAGGATGGCGCGCTGTTCCTCGGCGCGCGTGGCGGACCGCTCCAGCCCGGCGTGGTGCGGGCCAGCGTCCGCGCCGCGCGCCGCGCGCTGGGGCTGCCCGAACGCACGACGCCGCACGCGCTGCGCCACAGCTTCGCCACCCATCTGCTGGCGGGGGGAGCGGATCTTCGCAGCCTGCAGGAACTGCTCGGCCATGCGAGCCTAGCCTCGACGCAGGTCTATACCGCGGTCGATGCGGCGCATCTGCTCGACATCTATCGCAGCGCGCATCCGCGCGCCTGA
- a CDS encoding DedA family protein: MTSFILDLIQGWGYVGIFILMFLENVFPPIPSEVIMGLGGIAVSQGRFDFWTLVAVAVAGTTAGNWVWYGIGRWIGYERLKPFIDRHGRWLTLDWDEVERLHAFFLKYGPAIIFFARFMPVARTMVSLPAGMVKMNQAKFLLWTAAGSTIWISALAGAGNWFGKQFANLDAFIGPLALIAIGSLVLIYIWRIINWKPKARGD, translated from the coding sequence ATGACCAGCTTCATTCTCGATCTGATCCAGGGCTGGGGATATGTGGGGATTTTCATCCTCATGTTCCTCGAAAACGTTTTTCCGCCGATTCCGTCGGAAGTGATCATGGGGCTCGGCGGCATCGCCGTTTCGCAGGGACGCTTCGATTTCTGGACCCTCGTCGCGGTCGCGGTCGCGGGCACGACCGCCGGAAACTGGGTCTGGTACGGGATCGGGCGCTGGATCGGCTACGAACGGCTGAAACCCTTCATCGACCGTCACGGCCGCTGGCTGACGCTCGACTGGGACGAGGTCGAGCGACTGCACGCCTTCTTCCTGAAATATGGCCCCGCGATCATCTTTTTCGCGCGTTTCATGCCCGTCGCCCGCACGATGGTGTCGCTGCCCGCCGGCATGGTGAAGATGAATCAGGCCAAGTTCCTGCTGTGGACCGCCGCCGGATCGACGATCTGGATCAGCGCGCTCGCCGGGGCGGGCAACTGGTTCGGCAAGCAGTTCGCCAATCTCGACGCCTTTATCGGCCCGCTGGCGCTGATCGCGATCGGATCGCTGGTGCTGATCTATATCTGGCGGATCATCAACTGGAAGCCGAAGGCGCGCGGCGACTAG
- the gshB gene encoding glutathione synthase, whose protein sequence is MTLRAAVQMDPMAGININGDSSFHLILKALERGYELYHYDVRGLTWEAGRLTTKAHRIVEAKREAGDHYSFGDPVTLDLGRDIDVVLMRQDPPFDLGYLTGTWLLERIAHETLVVNDPVSVRNAPEKVFVLDFPEFMPPTMVTRDLDAVKDFQARHGAVVVKPLHGNGGKAVFRIDADGSNLGALVELFGQVWPEPFMVQQFLPSVSKGDKRIVLVDGEVAGAINRKPGEGEFRSNLAVGGYAEAAELTPREQEICDVLGPRLKERGLVFVGIDVIGGEWLTEINVTSPTGIVAIDRFNNSDTAGMIWDAILRRIG, encoded by the coding sequence ATGACCCTGCGCGCAGCCGTACAAATGGACCCGATGGCCGGCATCAACATCAATGGCGACAGCAGTTTCCACCTGATCCTGAAAGCGCTCGAGCGCGGGTACGAACTCTATCACTACGACGTCCGCGGGTTGACGTGGGAGGCCGGGCGGCTGACCACCAAAGCGCACCGCATCGTCGAGGCAAAGCGCGAGGCCGGCGATCACTATAGTTTCGGCGACCCGGTCACGCTCGACCTCGGCCGCGACATCGATGTCGTGCTGATGCGGCAGGACCCGCCCTTCGATCTCGGTTACCTCACCGGCACCTGGCTGCTCGAACGCATCGCGCACGAGACACTCGTCGTCAACGACCCGGTATCGGTGCGCAACGCGCCCGAAAAAGTCTTCGTGCTCGACTTTCCAGAGTTCATGCCGCCGACGATGGTCACGCGCGATCTCGACGCGGTGAAGGATTTTCAGGCGCGCCACGGCGCGGTTGTGGTCAAGCCGCTGCACGGCAACGGCGGCAAGGCGGTGTTCCGCATCGACGCCGATGGCAGCAATCTCGGCGCGCTCGTCGAACTGTTCGGCCAGGTGTGGCCCGAACCCTTCATGGTCCAGCAATTCCTGCCGAGCGTCAGCAAGGGCGACAAACGCATCGTCCTCGTCGACGGCGAGGTCGCGGGCGCGATCAACCGCAAACCCGGCGAGGGCGAGTTCCGGTCGAACCTCGCGGTCGGCGGCTATGCCGAGGCCGCCGAACTGACCCCGCGCGAGCAGGAAATCTGCGACGTGCTGGGACCGCGCCTCAAGGAACGTGGACTGGTTTTCGTCGGCATCGACGTGATCGGTGGCGAATGGCTGACCGAAATCAATGTCACCTCACCGACGGGGATCGTCGCGATCGACCGTTTCAACAATAGCGATACCGCGGGAATGATCTGGGACGCGATCCTGCGACGGATCGGCTGA
- a CDS encoding YraN family protein — protein MNRAAAEARGRKAERRAAWWLRLHGWRIVGERLRVPVGEVDLVARRGRILAFIEVKWRDRAEDLDFAIDEYRLRRVAAAAEILRHRLARPDDDIRIDVMLLAPKRLPRHLVHVWQP, from the coding sequence TTGAACCGCGCCGCCGCCGAAGCGCGCGGCCGCAAGGCCGAACGCCGCGCCGCATGGTGGCTGCGGCTGCATGGCTGGCGCATCGTCGGCGAACGGCTGCGCGTTCCGGTGGGCGAGGTCGACCTTGTCGCACGGCGCGGGCGCATCCTTGCCTTCATCGAGGTGAAGTGGCGCGACCGCGCCGAAGATCTCGATTTCGCGATCGACGAATATCGCCTGCGCCGCGTCGCCGCGGCCGCCGAAATCCTCCGCCATCGCCTCGCCCGACCCGATGATGACATACGGATCGATGTGATGCTGCTTGCGCCGAAGCGATTGCCTCGCCATTTGGTCCACGTCTGGCAACCCTGA
- the rsmI gene encoding 16S rRNA (cytidine(1402)-2'-O)-methyltransferase — MPDSTISDSPLPGLYIVATPIGNLGDIGTRAAATLAAADVIAAEDTRVTAKLLAHLGLRVPMTPYHDHSDERTRAALVARMGQEVVILVSDAGTPLISDPGYKLVRDARAAGRHVTTLPGPCAAIAAITLSGLPSDRFLFAGFLPNKAKARADTLAEFAALRATLVFYESGPRLAASLAAMAEGLGDREAAVAREISKLYEQCVTGTLTELAARYADAPPKGEIVVVVGPPGEQAAEEADEATLDAALVEAMADRPVAQAAKAVAKRFGLDRHEVYARALALREQA; from the coding sequence ATGCCGGATTCGACCATCTCAGATTCTCCCTTGCCCGGACTCTATATCGTGGCGACGCCCATCGGCAACCTCGGCGACATCGGCACGCGGGCGGCGGCGACCCTCGCCGCCGCCGACGTGATCGCGGCCGAGGATACGCGCGTGACCGCGAAGCTTCTCGCCCATCTGGGTTTGCGTGTGCCGATGACCCCCTATCATGATCATAGCGACGAACGCACCCGCGCCGCGCTGGTTGCGCGGATGGGGCAGGAAGTTGTCATTTTGGTGTCGGACGCCGGCACCCCGCTGATTTCGGACCCGGGCTACAAGCTCGTCCGCGACGCGCGGGCGGCGGGGCGCCATGTCACCACCCTGCCCGGCCCCTGCGCCGCGATCGCCGCGATCACCCTGTCGGGCCTGCCGAGCGACCGCTTCCTGTTCGCGGGCTTCCTGCCGAACAAGGCGAAGGCGCGCGCCGATACGCTCGCCGAATTTGCCGCGCTTCGCGCTACGCTGGTCTTCTACGAAAGCGGGCCGCGCCTCGCCGCGTCGCTCGCCGCAATGGCCGAAGGGCTCGGTGACCGCGAGGCCGCCGTCGCGCGCGAGATCAGCAAGCTCTACGAGCAATGCGTCACCGGGACGCTGACCGAGCTCGCCGCGCGCTATGCCGACGCGCCGCCAAAGGGCGAGATCGTCGTCGTCGTCGGGCCGCCGGGCGAACAGGCGGCCGAGGAAGCCGACGAAGCGACGCTCGACGCCGCGCTCGTCGAAGCAATGGCCGACAGGCCTGTCGCGCAAGCGGCAAAGGCGGTCGCGAAACGTTTCGGGCTCGACCGGCACGAAGTTTATGCCCGCGCGCTGGCGCTTCGGGAGCAGGCTTGA